Below is a genomic region from Pyrococcus kukulkanii.
ACCAACCCTAAACTTATCCATATTTTCCAGTTTGGAGGTTCTTTAAGGAAAAGGATTGCGAGTAGTGTGGATATTATTGGATTTATGGCGGTAATTGGAGTTGCTATTTGGGATCCTAGCATAGCTACAGAAGATACGAACGTGTACTGGGCAACAACAAGTCCAAGTACGCCTGCAGTTGAGATTACTGCTATTTCCTTAATGGTTACCTTCTTAATTTCGGGGATAATTTTTACAGAGGCTATAGTTAGGCCAAGAGCTGCGTATATTATTCTTAACCCAGCTAAAGTAAGGGAAGAGACTCTATTTGAGAGCCAGTCCATTAAGATTATGGCCATGCTCCAGGAAATGGGGGTTAGAAACGCATACAAAAGCCCCCTTGGGTCAACATGTTCTTCAACCTCAGCCTGCCTTACAATAATTATCCCCAGGACTATCATTAATGCTCCGATGGTTATCCTTAAGGTTATCTCCCTCCCTAAGAATATATAAGCCCACACTAACGTCCAAAGGGGATAAGTTGACGTTATTGGAACGGTTCTTGACACTCCTAATGACTTAAGGGCGGAAAAGTAGAAGTAATCCCCTATAACGAATCCAAATTGGGCCGAAATGAAAGCGACAATGTGGTATCTTAGTGGCATGCTCACTATTTCCTGGAAGTTGCCTCCTATTGTGAAGATAACGACGTAAACCAGGGAAGAAAACAGTAGCCTTACTAGGTTGGCGATTATTGGAGTCTTATTCCTTAATCCAATTTTAATTAGTACCGAAGCGGTTCCCCAGCAAAAAGCCGAGATTAGGGCGAATAATACGCCAAGTATCATGGTCGGCACTACATCAGTTAACTTAAAAACTTAACGTTTCGATGAAAAATTCAATGAGAGAAAAATTATAAATTCCTGAAAATGAAAGGTGATAGGAGGTTTTTGACATGACAAGGATAATATCGATAGTTTCTGGGAAGGGAGGGACTGGGAAAACTACCGTGACTGCTAATCTATCTGTAGCTCTTGGAGAGAGAGGAAAGAAAGTTCTTGCAGTTGATGGCGATTTAACGATGGCAAATCTAAGCCTAGTTCTTGGAGTTGACGATGCTGATGTTACACTTCACGATGTCCTCGCCGGGGAAGCAAAAATAGAGGATGCAATATACATGACGCAGTTTGACAACGTTTATGTCTTGCCTGGGGCCGTTGACTGGGAACACGTGATAAAGGCCGACCCCAGGAAACTTCCAGATGTGATAAAATCCCTAAAGGATCAATACGACTTTATTCTCATAGATTGTCCTGCGGGACTGCAACTGGACGCTATGAGTGCAATGTTAAGCGGTGAAGAGGCGTTACTTGTGACGAATCCCGAAATATCCTGTTTAACCGATACAATGAAAGTTGGCGTAGTCTTAAAAAAGGCAGGACTAGCAATTTTGGGGTTTGTTCTTAATAGGTATGGTAGAACTGAGAAAGATATTCCACCAGAGGCTGCGGAGGAAGTTATGGAGGTACCACTTCTGGCTGTAATACCAGAAGATCCAGCAATTAGAGAGGGAACCTTAGAGGGCATCCCAGCGGTAAAGTACAAGCCCGAAAGTGAGGGAGCTAAGGCCTTTGTTAAACTTGCTGAAGAGGTTGAAAAACTTGCTGGGATAAAGGCTAGGATAATGTACTAAAACTTTTTAGGCTCGCCTAATTTTAGCTAACCTGGGAGGAACCATGATAATAGCGTTCGTGGGAACGGCAGGTAGTGGGAAAACAGCTTTAACAGGGGCATTTGGAAGGTACTTAGAAGAGAACCACAAAGTTGCGTACGTCAACTTAGATACTGGGGTGAAAACACTTCCTTACAAACCAGATCTTGATGTAAGAGACTCAGTTACCGTGGAAGAGATAATGAAAGAGGGATATGGACCAAACGGTGCTATTGTGGAGAGCTACGATAGGTTAATGGAAGAGTTTGATCACTATCTAAACTTGATATTGAGGCTTGATGAAAAGAATGATTACGTTCTAATAGACACACCAGGACAGATGGAAACCTTTCTATTCCACGAGTTTGGAGTTAAACTCATGGAGAACCTTCCTTACCCATTGGTAGTTTATCTTTCCGATCCTGAAATATTGAAGAAGCCTCATGACTATTGCTTCGTCAGATTCTTTGCTCTTTTAATAGACTTGAGGCTTGGGGCAACCACGATTCCAGCACTGAACAAGGTTGATCTCCTGGGTAGGGAAGAGCTGGAAAGGCACAAAAGAATGTTTGAGGACATAGAGTACTTAACTGCGAGGCTTAAGCTTGATCCCTCAACCCAGGGGTTGTTGGCTTATAAGATGTGCTCAATGCTCCCCGAGGTTTCACCTCCTGTCAGGGTAATATACCTCTCGGCGAAGACTGGTGAGGGCTTTGAAGAGCTTGAAACGCTTGCATATGAGCATTACTGTACATGTGGCGACCTAACGTAAGGGCTTTAAGATTGGAAGGGGAGGTTTGAGTGCGCTGGGTGAAGGGTTAATGCTAACTGGGAAAGCCTTAATCCCTGTTAAAGTACTCAAACCATTCGGAAACTGGAAAGAGGGAGATATGATCCTCCTAGAGGACTGGAAAGCTAAAGAGCTATGGGAGATGGGGATAGTTGAGGTTATTGATGAGGCTGATAAGGTAATTGGCGAGATAGATAGAGTTTTAACGGAAGAAAGGAAAAACCCACCCCTCTCTCCGATTCCTGAAGGTCTGTATGATAGAGCTGAATTCTACATCTATTACCTCGAGAAATTTGTACAAGTAAGTGGAGGGAATATAGACGTTATACAGACTAAGTTGACGAAGCTTCAGAATTTGAAAAAGAAGTACAAGATGCTCAAGGAGATAAGGTTTAAGAAAATCCTTGAGGCCGTTAGGTTAAGGCCTAATAGCATGGAAATTCTTGCGAGACTTTCTCCAGAGGAGAAGAGAATCTATCTCCAGATTTCTAAGATAAGGAATGAGTGGATTGGTGAGTAGGATGGAAAGGGAAGAGATGATAGAGAGGTTCGTCAAGTTCTTTAGGGAGTATACTGAAGAGGAGGAGCCCCTTTACTTGGGTAAAATAAAGGATCTGCTTACTGTAACCCCCAAAAGGTCGGTTACAATAAATTGGATGCATTTAAACTCTTATGACCCCGAATTAGCTAATGAAATTCTTGAGCATCCGGAAGAAGGTATTGGGGCGGCAGAAGATGCGATCCAGATAGTACTTAGGGAAGAGTTCCTAAGAGAAGATTTACCCAGGATACACGCGAGATTTCACAATCTTCCAGAGACATTGCTAGTCAAGGACATTGGAGCGGAGCACATAAACAAACTGATTCAGGTGGAGGGGGTTATAACCAGGGTCACGGAAATAAAACCCTTCGTTTCAAAGGCGGTGTTCGTTTGTAAGGACTGCGGTAATGAAATGGTTGTAACTCAGAGGCCCTACGAGGGATTTACGGTCATAAAGAAGTGTGAAGTTTGTGGAAGTAAGAACGTTACTCTTGATGTTGATAAAAGCTCATTCGTTAACTTTCAGATGTTCAGGATTCAGGATAGGCCAGAAACGCTAAAAGGTGGCCAGATGCCCAGGTTTATTGATGGAATTCTGTTAGATGATATAGTTGATACGGCAATGCCCGGTGACAGGGTTCTCGTGACTGGAATACTGAGGGTGGTACAAGAAAGGAGAGAGAAAACACCTGTATTTAGGAAGATTCTTGAGGTTAATCATATTGAGCCAGTAAGCAGGGAAATAGAAGAACTTGAGATAACTCCAGAAGACGAGCAGAAGATTAGAGAGTTAGCGAAGAGAAAAGATATAGTGGAGGCAATAGTTGATTCTATCGCCCCGGCAATTTACGGTTATAGGGAGGTAAAGAAGGGTATAGCCTTGGCTTTATTTGGTGGTGTCCCCAGGACTTTGCCCGATGGAACTAGGCTTAGAGGTGACATCCACGTTTTACTGGTGGGTGATCCTGGGGTTGCAAAGAGTCAGATTCTAAGATACGTCTCTAATCTTGCTCCAAGGGCTATCTATACCTCTGGAAAGAGCAGTTCGGCTGCGGGTTTAACAGCAGCTGCCGTAAGGGATGAGTTCACAGGCGGATGGGTTCTTGAAGCTGGAGCCTTAGTTTTGGCAGATGGAGGTTACGCGCTAATAGATGAGCTCGATAAGATGAGCGACAGGGATAGGAGTGTTATACACGAAGCACTGGAGCAGCAGAGCTACCACCACGACTTTGAGATATTATTGGCAGATGGAAAGAAGGTTAAGATTGGAGAGCTTGTTGATTCGCTAATTGAGAAGAATAGGGACAGAGTCATTGTTGGTAAAGATACCGAAATTTTACCCGTTGATGATATCTATGTCTTGGCATACGATCTTAAAAACAAGAGGATAGTGAAAGTAAAAGCAGATCGTGTAAGTAGGCATAAAGCTCCTGAATACTTTATAAGGCTGAAGTTCTCCAACGGAAGGGAGATAGTGGTTACTCCTGAGCACCCAATCATGATATGGGAAAATGGGGAGATTAAGGAGAAGCCAGCTGAAGAGGTTAAAGAGGGTGAGATTGCTGTTGGAGTGCGCGCTTATGAAGGGTTAATTGAGAAAGACGGTGTTGATGAAGTAACAGCAAGACTTCTTGGCTTTTTACTTTCTGAAGGCTTTGCCTATGCGAATCCTAAAAATGGGTATTATGAAGTTGGATTCACAAATACCGACGAGGAACTAGTAGAGGAGTTTAAAGAGCTTCTGCATAAACTTGGAGTTAAGTTTAATATTCAGGTAAGAAAAAGAGAAGGAGAAAAGGTCCTTTATACTATCCGTATTATTTCGAAAGAATTCTATCTAGGACTAAAAAGAGAGTTCCCAGAAATGTTCCCAGAAAGTGGAAATGAAAGGCCTGCTCGGAGGAAGAGAATTCCTGCAAAAATTATTAGATCACCGTATTACATAAAGATTGCTTTCCTAAATACATTTTTCAAGGGAGATGGGTTTGTGGATAAATATAGGGTTGGATTTACAACATCCTCAAAAGCGATGGCAGAAGACCTTCAAGATATTTTATATAGCATTGGGATATACTCATACCTATTCGAGGAAGTTAGAGGGAATAAGAGGTATTATAAAGTAATCATTAGTGGAACTAAAGATCTTGAGCGCTTTTCTCAAATTATTAAAGATGATAGGAGGATAGAAAAAGTAAAAAGGCTCATAGAAATATCGAAGAAGAGAAGAAATTATAGGGACATAATACCTTCCGACATCCTTATTAATATTAGAAGGATATTAAATGAAATTCACATAAATGATGGAGGTCTAACCAATAACATATCTCGCTCTTACAATGCAAATAGAGAGAGAGTTAAAGAATACCTTAATAAAATCGAAAAGGAGCTTTATAGGATTAAAAATGCATTAAAGGATGGGGATATCAAGATACTAAGAAGGTTTGTCACAATAAAAGAGTTAGCGAAGTCTTTTGGTTGGCCTTACTCTACAACATTCTGTAGAGTAAACAGGAGAGAAGAAGAAACAATAAAAGCCCTTTTTGAATTTGCAACTAAGAAAATTGAGAACATCGAAGAAGAACTTGAAAAAATTAAAGGAATAGTTGATGGCAATATTAGATTTCTCAAAATTGTAAAGGTAGAAAAGATACCCAACAAAGATTGGAAGTGGGTATATGATGTAACAGTCGAACCTTATCACCTCTTCGTATCCCATGGATTAGTACTTCATAACACGATTAGTATATCAAAAGCAGGTATAACGGCTACTCTAAATGCCAGAACAACCGTTATAGCGGCCGCAAATCCAAAGCACGGTAGGTTCAATAGGATGAAGCCACTCTTCGAGCAGATAGACCTCCCTCCCACACTACTAAGCAGGTTCGACTTGATCTTCGTTCTCGTAGATGAACCCGACGAAAAGCTAGATAGCGAGATAGCGAGGCACATCCTAAGGGTAAGGAGGGGAGAGAGCGAGGTAGTAACGCCTAAGATCTCTCACGAATTGCTGAGGAAGTACATAGCCTACGCTAAGAAGAACGTTCATCCTGTAATAAGCGAAGAGGCAATGGAGGAGATCGAGAAGTACTATGTGAGGATGAGGAGGAGCGCTAAGAAGGGTAGTGAGAATGAGGGGATAAGACCAATCCCAATCACCGCGAGGCAGCTTGAGGCCCTAATAAGGCTGAGTGAGGCCCACGCTAGGATGAGGCTAAGCCCCATAGTCACCAGGGAAGATGCGAGAGAGGCGATTAAGCTGATGGAGTACACCCTTAGGCAGATAGCTACGGATGAGACTGGCCAGATAGATGTCACGATCCTTGAAGTTGGACAGAGTGCAAGGAAGCTCAGTAAGGTTGAGAGGATCCTCGATATAATTGAGAAGCTACAGAAGACGAGCGAGAAGGGTGCCCACATAGATGATATACTCGAAGAGGCAAAGAAGTTTGGAATAGAGAAGCAGGAGGCAAGAGAGATAATAGAAAAGTTGCTCCAGCAGGGCCAGATATACATGCCTGAAACCGGCTATTACAAGTTGCTCTGAGACCGTCTGATTTATATACGAGGACAAATACTCAGGAATGGGGGGTGAGATATAATGGAGATTGACTATTACGATTATGAAAAGTTGTTGGAGAAGGCATATGAAGAGCTTCCAGAGAACGTTAAGCACCACAAGTCACGTTTCGAGGTTCCTGGGGCCCTCGTAACTATTGAGGGCAACAAGACGATAATTGAGAACTTTAAGGATATAGCAGAAGCCCTTAACAGGGATCCACAACACCTCCTCAAGTTCCTGCTCAGGGAGATAGCTACCGCCGGAACGCTTGAGGGTAAGAGGGTGATCCTCCAGGGTAGGTTTACTCCCTACCTTATAGCAAACAAGCTGAAGAAGTACATCAAGGAGTACGTTATCTGTCCCGTCTGTGGAAGTCCCGATACGAAGATCATCAAGAGAGACAGGTTTTACTTCCTCAAGTGCGAGGCGTGTGGTGCCGAAACTCCAATTCAGCACCTGTAACCCAGGGATGATGACTTTGCCGAGTGCTGAGGCATGATGAATAAACAGTCGTCTGACCCGGCCTTTCTCCTATTCTTTTCTGCGTTTTCAATTAGCCTAGTTATAGCTTTGGTCTCTAAGTTCAAGTCAATCCCAGGCCCTCCGTACGGAGGAGATCTATACTTCCATACAGGCATTGCGCAGGCGATAATGTTTGGGAATCCTCCGTTTAGGGATCCAACAAGCGTTGGAGAGTATGCATTCTACCCTTGGCTGTACCACCTTATAGTCGCCTTCCTGGGCAAGATCCTCGGGATATTTTTCGTAGTCACAAAGGTAGTTCCGATCCTTATTTTGACACTCTCAATGCTCGTTCTTTACCAAATTGCAAGAGAGAACTTCAATCGCAGAGTCGCAATTGTTGCTGTTTTAATACCACTTGCCCTTAAGTTTCCTGAAGCGCATCCAAGGGCCCTGCTTTCAATGGTCATGATTCCCCTGTTCTACCTTGCCCTGTTTAGGTTCTCCAGAGATAGGGATGTTAAAAATTCCGTGTTTTTAGGTGTATCTTGGGGCTTGGCAGGTTTGACGCATGTGCTTGGGACTTTCGGTGCAGGAGCGATTTTATTAACCAAGACAGTGATGGATAAAATAAAGCGGATGAAGATCAAGTATAACATCGTGGCAATAGCTATTGGGGTTACGATACTCCTCCTCTTTTGGGGCCCTCTATTGTTCGTGTATCATGCAAAAACACCTAACCCGTATCAGGAGCTAGTAATGAGGCACTTCACGCTTCCCGAGTTTATAGTCTCTTTTCTTACCTTCCCCCTCTCCTTCTCAGGATTAAAAAT
It encodes:
- the minD gene encoding cell division ATPase MinD, encoding MTRIISIVSGKGGTGKTTVTANLSVALGERGKKVLAVDGDLTMANLSLVLGVDDADVTLHDVLAGEAKIEDAIYMTQFDNVYVLPGAVDWEHVIKADPRKLPDVIKSLKDQYDFILIDCPAGLQLDAMSAMLSGEEALLVTNPEISCLTDTMKVGVVLKKAGLAILGFVLNRYGRTEKDIPPEAAEEVMEVPLLAVIPEDPAIREGTLEGIPAVKYKPESEGAKAFVKLAEEVEKLAGIKARIMY
- a CDS encoding translation initiation factor IF-2 subunit beta, translated to MEIDYYDYEKLLEKAYEELPENVKHHKSRFEVPGALVTIEGNKTIIENFKDIAEALNRDPQHLLKFLLREIATAGTLEGKRVILQGRFTPYLIANKLKKYIKEYVICPVCGSPDTKIIKRDRFYFLKCEACGAETPIQHL
- a CDS encoding ATP/GTP-binding protein — protein: MIIAFVGTAGSGKTALTGAFGRYLEENHKVAYVNLDTGVKTLPYKPDLDVRDSVTVEEIMKEGYGPNGAIVESYDRLMEEFDHYLNLILRLDEKNDYVLIDTPGQMETFLFHEFGVKLMENLPYPLVVYLSDPEILKKPHDYCFVRFFALLIDLRLGATTIPALNKVDLLGREELERHKRMFEDIEYLTARLKLDPSTQGLLAYKMCSMLPEVSPPVRVIYLSAKTGEGFEELETLAYEHYCTCGDLT
- a CDS encoding LAGLIDADG family homing endonuclease, translated to MEREEMIERFVKFFREYTEEEEPLYLGKIKDLLTVTPKRSVTINWMHLNSYDPELANEILEHPEEGIGAAEDAIQIVLREEFLREDLPRIHARFHNLPETLLVKDIGAEHINKLIQVEGVITRVTEIKPFVSKAVFVCKDCGNEMVVTQRPYEGFTVIKKCEVCGSKNVTLDVDKSSFVNFQMFRIQDRPETLKGGQMPRFIDGILLDDIVDTAMPGDRVLVTGILRVVQERREKTPVFRKILEVNHIEPVSREIEELEITPEDEQKIRELAKRKDIVEAIVDSIAPAIYGYREVKKGIALALFGGVPRTLPDGTRLRGDIHVLLVGDPGVAKSQILRYVSNLAPRAIYTSGKSSSAAGLTAAAVRDEFTGGWVLEAGALVLADGGYALIDELDKMSDRDRSVIHEALEQQSYHHDFEILLADGKKVKIGELVDSLIEKNRDRVIVGKDTEILPVDDIYVLAYDLKNKRIVKVKADRVSRHKAPEYFIRLKFSNGREIVVTPEHPIMIWENGEIKEKPAEEVKEGEIAVGVRAYEGLIEKDGVDEVTARLLGFLLSEGFAYANPKNGYYEVGFTNTDEELVEEFKELLHKLGVKFNIQVRKREGEKVLYTIRIISKEFYLGLKREFPEMFPESGNERPARRKRIPAKIIRSPYYIKIAFLNTFFKGDGFVDKYRVGFTTSSKAMAEDLQDILYSIGIYSYLFEEVRGNKRYYKVIISGTKDLERFSQIIKDDRRIEKVKRLIEISKKRRNYRDIIPSDILINIRRILNEIHINDGGLTNNISRSYNANRERVKEYLNKIEKELYRIKNALKDGDIKILRRFVTIKELAKSFGWPYSTTFCRVNRREEETIKALFEFATKKIENIEEELEKIKGIVDGNIRFLKIVKVEKIPNKDWKWVYDVTVEPYHLFVSHGLVLHNTISISKAGITATLNARTTVIAAANPKHGRFNRMKPLFEQIDLPPTLLSRFDLIFVLVDEPDEKLDSEIARHILRVRRGESEVVTPKISHELLRKYIAYAKKNVHPVISEEAMEEIEKYYVRMRRSAKKGSENEGIRPIPITARQLEALIRLSEAHARMRLSPIVTREDAREAIKLMEYTLRQIATDETGQIDVTILEVGQSARKLSKVERILDIIEKLQKTSEKGAHIDDILEEAKKFGIEKQEAREIIEKLLQQGQIYMPETGYYKLL
- a CDS encoding DMT family transporter — encoded protein: MILGVLFALISAFCWGTASVLIKIGLRNKTPIIANLVRLLFSSLVYVVIFTIGGNFQEIVSMPLRYHIVAFISAQFGFVIGDYFYFSALKSLGVSRTVPITSTYPLWTLVWAYIFLGREITLRITIGALMIVLGIIIVRQAEVEEHVDPRGLLYAFLTPISWSMAIILMDWLSNRVSSLTLAGLRIIYAALGLTIASVKIIPEIKKVTIKEIAVISTAGVLGLVVAQYTFVSSVAMLGSQIATPITAINPIISTLLAILFLKEPPNWKIWISLGLVVSGIWLLTA